The following nucleotide sequence is from Schistosoma mansoni strain Puerto Rico chromosome 4, complete genome.
AAAGTATATACAGTAGGATCTTTATATAGACAGAAAGCTACTAGTCTTTAAAAGAATtgttttcttctttgttttttattgtttcataaGAGGATACAATACAGTATTTACTAACATATGATCTAGCATGTTAAATATCGTTGTTTCGTTTCGTTTTATAATTCATCCTTTTAATGTCTGAGTTTTGTAGTATTGACTCATGAAACTCTAAAATATGTATGATTATGATACTTATAATAATTATGAgaaaaagggttttgtggattgGTGGACGTTAGAcagtaacaccgttggatggcgACTAGGTCAGTGAtctggaggttaagtgttcgagACCAATAGATCATAggctcgaatctcgtgaggcaggatcgtgagcatgtactactgaagagtcccacactaggacggaacggccgtcgagtccttccaggctttccatggtgttctagcttcaattaactcatgaactaAACTAATAAATTACTTTTAATACGTTTAATGCATATTGGATGTCCTTTGAATATAGATACGATTTGGAGTAAATATTTGTACTTAAAAATGTTATATACATTTAGATTGTTAACAATATTTTTGCATAAACACATACATACTTTTTGTCCAGCCTTATGATAAATACAAGATGGGGAATAGAATGATCTGTTGTATTTCGTTACTATCATTCTTGAAACTATACAGAAACTAATAACTTTTGTCTATTCAAATAATATATGTACTGAGTAATTTCAAACATACGATGTTCATAAAGTGAAGAGTGAATTTGTATATATCACTAGCTATGGGTTAGACTTGAATTTGATGAAACTCTTATCCTAATACAGGTAATAACCTACTAAACAGAAAATTGAATTTTAAGTGTAAGTGTAGGTCGCTTCTTCAGAAAATACTGTTGAGATAAAGATGATTAAACACATATATCACATCCTTAACctaaatgaaatgataatacGATGATCAAGCTTgttttgattgaataaaatactCTGATTactttttctgttttatttagGCAGGTTGTAATTTACTGAACTTATTTATTCTGTAAAGAGGTGACttaaaattttctattttttagAATAACATTTTTTATGATACTACCAATGAGTTATTCTGATAgcaactgacctcctgtagaCTTAAGTTGTAACATCTCAAACTATGAAGCTGGTTAATGCAGGATCGAATCCACCAAGGAgaatcagttccctcaagatcacAGATACACATTACTAACTTGTACCAAATAGAAAGAAATCAATGTCTATGGTCTCGACACAATGCACGTGATTTTGTGTTGTTTAGACCAACGGTATCATTGCAACTTATTCGACAGATTTTGATTTGCACTAAGATATGCATAACAGTGGTTAATATTCTGTAGTTAATTAATTGTAAAAACGTACATACGTATATTACCATGTCAACAAGTTGTTTGGTAGTATCGGTTATTTTTGAAACGAGGTTattattaagcaaagatggatagtggctagcagtggaatccacgactcgcgtttcgtcctatctgggactcgtcagctagatatacctgcatcttagtGTTCTAATGATtctttcgatagtgtaataagaagaaaaattttatcagaactatgtgatatattggcGCAATATATTgagaacaatctgatcacacatataattGTTAAGACCATTTATATGCAATAATATTAACtcattatccagagtgatgaggtttcaaattgttgtcacattatttctttattatccttgtctcctcttacctgCCATTTCTACTCTACTTGAcctattatttttatatataaatgttcttaacaagtatatatgtcaTCAGATTGTTCtcaatgtattgcgctaatatatctaGTGATTCTGTCTAGTTCAAAAATAAAACAAGGGATTAAAGTATCTGGCAAAATGCAATAACCAGTCATCATAATCTATACCAACATACTTCCAATCATTGAATCTGGTATTGAAATgtgttttaaaattaaatatctaacatgaatatGCATTCCtaattcaaacaattaataaatacatgtgcagtgaacaagaacacgagtgaggactatctcactaaaatgtGACAACCatgcagtaaacagttaatttgcaaactatcaaacaattgtctcaatcttgactattccttctgaaaatatcagtccaCAGTCTCACATCATAATTGTTCATGcgttttcataccaattacgTTCTGTTCCCGTtcattccttatcgatcttctgctgaaatacattcaatgccagaccatcgttatatactaccaAACTTGTCCTAAAACTTTTTCATTAAATAAGAAAGCCATTTAAATAGGAAAGGAATAAATTTCAGCCTAATTTGATATTTCCTTTTCAACAAAGGAAAAGTGTATATCTTTACCACAACAACGGTATAAAACACAATTGATGTATCTGTTTCACATTGATGAGTTTGACAGTTAGGATAGCTATATAAAATAAGTTGATAGCATCAAAATGTATCTTTGTTAAATTATTACATTTCCCCAAAAAAATGTTATCTCCTTTAACACTTTTTATAAttttaacaacaaaaataacTCAATTAATTTGTTTCACTAAAGTTTTCAAATATCATTTCAATTTTCTTGTATTTTCATtggttaaaattatttttttcctaAATATATTCTTATCACACCCACGCACTGATTCATTCCGagattaaccaatcagaatcaTTTCTCACTTAATAATGAAgcgattttttttttgtttttttaaaaaaaaaaataaatacgtTTTCACAAAATAGAATTTTGCAGTTATTCCCATTTTCTTAATGTCCAAATTAGTACATGAACAATCAGAAACAGATTGATCAGTAATACAATGAAGGTATCTATGtttattcaactattaaattgatACTTTATTATGACACCTAATACAAAGGCATTTACACTATACGATCAATTTTAAATGGTATGCTTAGAATTGATTTCTTACAATGGAACTGGTTAGTTGCACGTCAACAATgtcatttattaattattatcttattttatattaatttaattcaatCAAGAACAGTACGATTTCGTCTGGATGAAGAAATACAATTAAATACAAGAATTGGaagtttattaaaatatatacaaggtggattaaataatttattttttataaaaattaataattcagATGATGCATCAGAATTATTTACAGTGGATCATATTACAGGTGATATAACTGTGGTACATAGATTAGATAGAGAACTATTATGTAATATTGATCATCAAAATATTAAACCTGGAAAATATGGTAAAGTTATTAAAGAATGGATGCCAAATTTAATTCATTCTACAATTTGTGAATTATATTTTAGTGTGAATTGTTTAAATACTACGTTGTTTTCAAATAATTCGAATCGAAATAGAAATAGAATACCTGTAAGTAATAAATTGGTAGTTATTTTTGATATTATCATTGAACTCAGGGATATAAATGATAATGGATGTAAATTTTTACCATCAGATCAACAAATTATTAGAATACGTGAAGATGCACCAGTGAATGAGACACGCTTCACTTTGAATACTCCATATGATCCAGATGATTTTGTTGAAGGGAATTCTGTTAAACCAGATCGAATTTGGATAAACACTGATTATAGTATAGCAACTAGTCAAAGTATACAAAATTACTTTAAATTACACAGTCTTTCATCATCGAAAAATGTTACTACacctaatatttatttagagttAGAACTTATTCACAAGTTGGATTATGAAGAACAGAAAACTTATTCATTTCAAATTGTAGCAGATGACGGTTATTCATCAGCTGATCATCAATGTTATCTTAATGTAACAGTACTTGTGGAAGATTGTAATGATCATATGCCAACATTTAAACAATCTATGTACACTGTAAATGTAAGTGAAGACACACCCATAGGTCACTTAATAACGCAGATTAaagccgatgatgaagatgcTGATGAAAATGGAAAGATAATTTACAGTTTTGTATCCTATTCAGATGATAGTGATGACGGTAACTATTTCTATATTCATTCAGAAACCGGTGAAATAAAACTACAACGACGATTAAATCATCGTCTAAAATCTAGTCATTCTTTAAAAGTATTCGCTAAAAATCCGGACAACACTACATCAAGAcaaataaaatcatttcataCCTCTAAATTATCAACTACTCAGGTTATAGTAAATGTTATTGATGTAAATGACCACTTTCCTCGCATTCGCATTATATCACCTACTGGTTCTAAAAGCTTAGAATTAATTGAAGAAACACCACCTGGACAAGATATTGGGATTATAGATGTTTTCGATGGAGATACTGGAAAAAATGCCCAAGTAAACTGTAAATTAACTAACCAAACTATTCCGAATGTTTTACGCTTAATTTCAGTTGATAGTGAAATAATGAGCAAAGAAATGTCAAATTCCAATCAAAAGTATAAACTAACGCTGCAGAAGCTTATTGATAGAGAAGAATTCCCAATCATTGAGTTTAATGTAGTATGCTGGGATGGTGGAATACCCTCTTTATCAAGTAATCTGACGTACAAAGTCAACGTATTAGATATAAATGATCATGACCCAGTCTGTGACCAAAATACTTACACAGTCGACGTCATGGAAGATTCAAGTCCGgaaagaattaaaaaaaacttcgAATTTCTCACCATTCATGCTACTGATAAAGATGAAGGTCGTAATGCAAAACTCCATTTTAGTTTAGATCAAGAAACTCCAACGTATATAATGAATCTAATCACGGTCAATGCAACTACTGGGACACTTAGTACTATGGGAAATTTAGATCGTGAGAAATTGACTAAATTCAGTGTGACATTAATTTGTGCAGACCATGGTGAACCAAAACGAATGACTAAGGTGAAGATAAATATTAATGTATTAGATTACAATGACAACTCACCTACATATTCCCAACCATATTTTGAATTTACTATCACAGAAAATAATAATGTTGGTCAACTGGTCGGTAATTTTCAGAttgctgatgatgatgttgataaaaATGCAGAATTAGTTGTTCAAATAGAAGAGAACACTGAACAGAAACACGTTTACCTTGCATCATTCGGTAACAGTTTAGGAATACATAATGACATGAAACAATTGAAATTACATTCAAAAGATCTACTCATTTCTACAGGTTTACAAGAAACAAAACATAC
It contains:
- a CDS encoding putative cadherin; the encoded protein is MSGIYTIRSILNGMLRIDFLQWNWLVARQQCHLLIIILFYINLIQSRTVRFRLDEEIQLNTRIGSLLKYIQGGLNNLFFIKINNSDDASELFTVDHITGDITVVHRLDRELLCNIDHQNIKPGKYGKVIKEWMPNLIHSTICELYFSVNCLNTTLFSNNSNRNRNRIPVSNKLVVIFDIIIELRDINDNGCKFLPSDQQIIRIREDAPVNETRFTLNTPYDPDDFVEGNSVKPDRIWINTDYSIATSQSIQNYFKLHSLSSSKNVTTPNIYLELELIHKLDYEEQKTYSFQIVADDGYSSADHQCYLNVTVLVEDCNDHMPTFKQSMYTVNVSEDTPIGHLITQIKADDEDADENGKIIYSFVSYSDDSDDGNYFYIHSETGEIKLQRRLNHRLKSSHSLKVFAKNPDNTTSRQIKSFHTSKLSTTQVIVNVIDVNDHFPRIRIISPTGSKSLELIEETPPGQDIGIIDVFDGDTGKNAQVNCKLTNQTIPNVLRLISVDSEIMSKEMSNSNQKYKLTLQKLIDREEFPIIEFNVVCWDGGIPSLSSNLTYKVNVLDINDHDPVCDQNTYTVDVMEDSSPERIKKNFEFLTIHATDKDEGRNAKLHFSLDQETPTYIMNLITVNATTGTLSTMGNLDREKLTKFSVTLICADHGEPKRMTKVKININVLDYNDNSPTYSQPYFEFTITENNNVGQLVGNFQIADDDVDKNAELVVQIEENTEQKHVYLASFGNSLGIHNDMKQLKLHSKDLLISTGLQETKHTDEYIPHFKLHSQKFPRKNVSSSNNEPTLYDVKLYIESIIDREGLIMKYKDIVSNPFPHYGVLEHINHFYYDNRITELSSKTNYSIITPIILLLISAHDKGIPKLSEHVSIHIHVLDENDNSPRFIYPDPTDVNRTKTIVSYKEPSGYAFTQVLAIDIDAGENGTILYFIHSGNDHHYFKLNPKNGILSINKKIPYTGIGEYLLTLEARDCGQPYRFTLTEFIIEIDQSPSKAYLTTNIYQLHNSNEIMNYGASVVVIMDTNCKKYPEILQFPNIFPNQKIRMVWLNNKRSNELIVTKELFAFAGLVMQPL